A region from the Salvia splendens isolate huo1 chromosome 15, SspV2, whole genome shotgun sequence genome encodes:
- the LOC121767458 gene encoding F-box/kelch-repeat protein At1g23390-like yields MYIYYCSISKISPKQNKISNQNFEFRSLTITGKRKETAKMATRVDRGEEAEIHGDVLEAIFSHVPSVDLVSASHVSESWHGAIATSLRHQNPTKPWLILHTQSTRPPHATAALAYDPRSDVWMRIRRPQIEHVAALRSSSTANMLYMLSPSAFAFSTDRLHSDWRSVTPPRVWRTDPIVARVAGAVIVAGGACYFEDDPLAVELYDLRERAWRTCKPMPPSLKESASSSWLSAAATEEKLFLVEKQTGLTHWLDPKENSWSGPIALNPSQPVQSCHISYSSYTGLILVGICPIGNGETIKMWRIGENDFSIEEIGEMPEDFVAGLKSDSEDFSIDVRLAGNFVYVYNSAAAEEVVACELAGECRWWKVRNVVERDGMILNTLVFTCAEVGIGELERVMTTKGWRFEVV; encoded by the coding sequence ATGTACATTTATTACTGCTCCATTTCCAAAATCTCCCCAAAACAAAACAAGATATCAAATCAAAACTTTGAGTTTCGATCACTGACCATAAccggaaaaagaaaagaaacggCGAAAATGGCAACGAGAGTGGACCGAGGAGAAGAAGCCGAGATTCACGGCGACGTTCTAGAAGCCATCTTTTCGCACGTGCCGTCAGTCGACCTAGTCTCCGCCTCGCACGTGTCCGAGTCATGGCACGGCGCCATCGCCACCTCCCTCCGCCACCAAAATCCTACGAAGCCGTGGCTCATCCTCCACACGCAGTCCACTAGGCCCCCGCACGCCACCGCCGCCCTCGCCTACGATCCTCGCTCCGACGTCTGGATGCGCATCCGTCGCCCTCAGATCGAGCACGTCGCTGCCCTCCGATCGTCATCCACCGCGAATATGCTCTACATGCTCTCCCCCTCCGCCTTCGCCTTCTCCACAGATCGCCTCCACTCCGACTGGCGCAGCGTCACCCCTCCCCGCGTGTGGCGGACGGATCCGATCGTCGCCAGAGTCGCCGGAGCCGTCATCGTCGCCGGCGGCGCGTGCTACTTCGAGGACGATCCGCTGGCGGTCGAGCTCTACGACCTCCGCGAGCGCGCCTGGCGCACGTGCAAGCCAATGCCGCCGAGTTTGAAGGAATCCGCCTCCTCGTCGTGGCTTTCCGCCGCCGCGACGGAGGAGAAGCTCTTCCTCGTCGAGAAACAAACCGGTTTGACTCACTGGCTCGATCCGAAGGAGAATTCCTGGTCCGGTCCGATTGCTCTGAACCCTAGCCAGCCGGTCCAGAGCTGCCACATCAGCTACTCCAGCTACACCGGTTTGATCCTCGTCGGAATTTGTCCAATTGGAAACGGTGAAACAATTAAAATGTGGCGAATTGGGGAAAATGATTTCTCGATTGAAGAAATCGGTGAAATGCCGGAAGATTTTGTAGCTGGACTGAAGAGCGATTCAGAAGATTTTTCTATCGACGTTCGATTAGCGGGGAATTTCGTCTACGTTTATAATTCCGCTGCGGCGGAGGAGGTGGTGGCGTGCGAGTTGGCGGGCGAATGCCGGTGGTGGAAGGTGAGGAATGTGGTGGAACGTGACGGAATGATTTTGAATACGTTGGTGTTTACTTGTGCTGAAGTTGGGATCGGCGAGTTGGAGAGAGTCATGACGACGAAGGGCTGGCGATTCGAGGTGGTTTGA